One window of the Bubalus bubalis isolate 160015118507 breed Murrah chromosome 8, NDDB_SH_1, whole genome shotgun sequence genome contains the following:
- the LUZP6 gene encoding LOW QUALITY PROTEIN: leucine zipper protein 6 (The sequence of the model RefSeq protein was modified relative to this genomic sequence to represent the inferred CDS: deleted 1 base in 1 codon), with the protein MEGTLSACTVSFCIKSVFSYALFQVKTGGLPVYISILTGSPWQLQTGVCRLRVQLRHRNRPSSSLHSSPSKPSGWGLKK; encoded by the exons ATGGAGGGCACTCTGTCAGCGTGTACTGTCAGC TTTTGTATTAAGTCAGTCTTTTCATATGCACTATTTCAAGTGAAAACAGGTGGTTTGCCTGTCTACATTAGTATCCTAACAGGTTCCCCCTGGCAGCTTCAGACTGGCGTCTGTAGACTTAGAGTTCAGCTA CGGCACCGGAATCGACCCAGTAGTTCTCTGCACAGTTCACCTTCTAAACCCAGTGGGTGGGGCCTGAAGAAGTAG